GTCAAAGTTTCGGTTGTTTCTCTGCGAAAGGCTTACGCTTTGAGCTTGAAGGTGATTCAAACGATTACTTTGGTAAAGGTTTATCGGGTGCAAACCTTATCGTTTACCCAAGTAAAGAAGCTAAGTTCTCACCACGTGACAACATTCTTATTGGTAACGTAGCCTTCTTTGGTGCTACTTCTGGTACTGCGTTTATTCGTGGTGTTGCTGGCGAACGTTTCTGTGTACGTAACTCAGGTGCTACCGCAGTTGTTGAAGGTATCGGTGATCACGGTTGTGAATACATGACTGGCGGTAAAGCCGTTATATTAGGTTCAACAGGTCGCAACTTTGCTGCTGGTATGTCTGGTGGTGTTGCTTATGTACTTGACGTAAATAATGACTTCGCGCCTAAATGCAACATGGAAATGATTTCATTAGAAACCGTTGACACAGATGCTGAAAGCCTTGAATTAAAAGCATTAATTACTGAACATTTCGACGCTACTGGCTCAGATGTTGCCAGTGAATTATTAGGTGATTGGAACAACAGTGTTAAGCGTTTTATAAAAGTAATGCCTGTTGATTACAAACGCATGCAAGGTTATATGAATGACGTACGTGAAAGCGGTAAGTTTGAGTCAGAATACGACATCGCCGTTCAAGCATTCGATATCCATTTAAACAAATTAGCTAGCGCAAAAGCTTAAGCTGACAAGGAGAATATATTATGGGAAATCCAACAGGGTTTATCAACGTAGGTCGTGCCTTGCCAACTGAACGTAACGCAGGTGAACGTTTAATTGACTGGCTTGAAGTATATGAAGAAATTCCACTTAAAGACGTAGAAAAGCAAGCTTCTCGTTGTATGGATTGTGGCGTTCCTTTTTGCCAATCGGCAAAATCTGAATTTGCACCAGTAGTTGCTGGTTGTCCGGTAAACAACATTATTCCTGAATGGAATGACTTAATTTACCGTGGTCGTTGGAAAGACGCGATTGAGTTATTGCATAAAACCAATAACTTCCCTGAGTTTACAGGTCGTGTATGTCCTGCGCCTTGTGAAGGTGCTTGTGTACTAGGTATTAACGAAGACCCAGTTGCTATTAAGCTTCACGAAAAAGAAATTATTGACCACGCATTCAAAGAGGGTTGGGTTGTTGCTCAACCACCATCTGCACGCACAGGTAAAACGGTTGCAGTAATTGGTTCAGGTCCTGCGGGTCTTGCTGTTGCTGCCCAGCTTAATAAAGCAGGCCATATGGTGACTGTTTATGAACGTGCCGATAGAATTGGTGGCTTGTTAATGTACGGTATTCCGAACATGAAACTACAGAAAGAATTAGTTCAACGTCGTGTTGATATCTTAGCGGAAGAAGGCATAGTATTTGTTACGAATACTGACGTTGGTACAGACGTTAGTGTTGAACAGCTTGAGACTGATTTTGATTCAGTAGTGTTATGTGTTGGCGCAACCGTGCCACGCGATTTACCGGTTGAAGGCCGTGAACTTAATGGTGTTCATTTTGCTATGGACTTCTTAAAAGCCAACACTAAGAGTTTGCTAGACAGTGAGCATAAAGATGGCCAATTCATTAATGCCGCCGGCAAAAATGTAGTGGTTATTGGTGGTGGTGATACAGGTACCGATTGTATTGGTACTTCATTACGTCACAAATGTGCAAGTGCTATTCAGCTTGAAATTATGCCTCGCCCACCTGAAGCGCGCGAAGAAGCTAGCAACCCATGGCCACAATGGCCAAAACGTTTGCTAGTTGATTATGGCCAAAAAGAAGCGATTGCTATTCAAGGACAAGATCCTCGTCAATACTTGGTAATGACGAAGAAAATTGAAAGTGATGGACAAGGTAATGTTAAAGCAGTTCACACTGTTGATATTACTTGGGAACGCAATGACAAAGGTCAAATGTTCCCACAAGAAGTTGCTGGTAGCGAAAAAGTAATTCCTGCTGATATCGTACTTATCGCAATGGGCTTTATGGGTCCTGAAGGTGGTTTGATTGAGCAATTTGGTCTTGAGCAAGATAGCCGTTCAAACATCGCTGCAGAATACGACAAGTTTGCTACCAGCAAGCCAGGTATCTTTGCTGCAGGTGATGGTCGTCGTGGTCAAAGCTTGATCGTTTGGGCAATTGACGAAGGTCGTCGTTGTGCACGTGAAGTAGACATTTACCTTATGGGAAGTAGCTACCTGCCGTAAATAATGAACTAACAAGCTTCATTTTAAAAACAAGTTATCCTCCGTCTAATTCTATGGCGGAGGGTATTAAGTTTAATACTTCATCTCCCACACTATAAAATCCTTCTATACCTCGAACTTTTATTCTGCGTCCCATAGCAGTCAAATTCACCTTTTTTATCAACCTTAATAATACCAATCTAACTAACTATGTGATCATTTCTACTTGTTAAAATCACCAACTACATCGTTATTTATTTAATAACTGGTTGTTCACTTAATTAATGAAACGGGTATAAAAACAGTTTTACATTCCATATGCGGAGTTATTTTTTACGCATTTCCAACCAAATCAATACCTGACGGTACTATTATCGATAAACCGCAGTAAAATATATAAATCATAAACTTATCATAGTTTTTGAAAAAATAAATTCGTAAAAACACTTAAATAACGTAAATAAAATACGAGTAAAAGCTCTAGTATTTATTGACCTTACACCTAAAAATAAGTAGTGTTATCCTCCCCTTCTTGGGTCAAAACGGAATAGTAAACGCTTTTTCTTACCTCGATTCCTTTATTCTGTTACCAAGTAGATATTTTTTAGGAGACAATAATGCAGCTTTATGATCATAGCGTTCAACGCGAAAATTGTGGCTTTGGTTTAATAGCCCATCAACATGGCGAAACGAGTCATAAACTAATTAAAACCGCTATTTCAGCGCTTGACCGTATGCAACATCGAGGCGGTATTGCTGCCGATGGTAAAACAGGTGATGGGTGTGGTTTATTATTGCAAAAACCAGATACTTTTTTCCGTGCTGTCGCTGAAGATAATGGTTGGAAGCTGGGGAAAAAATATGCCGTAGGTATGATTTTCTTAAACCCAGATCCTGTAGTAGCTGCATTATCTAAAAAGATACTTGAAGAAGAATTTGCAGATGAAAGTTTAACCTTAGTTGGCTGGCGCACTGTGCCGACAGATACCTCAGTATTGGGCCAAGCAGCAATCAACAATATGCCTGCAATTGAGCAAGTTTTTATTGATGCTCCTCCCGGTTGGCGTAATCGTGATTTAGAACGTCGTTTATTTATGGCTCGTCGCCGTGCAGAAAAGCGTATAACCGATGATGTCTTTTATGTCGCCAGTTTATCTTGTTTGGTAACTATCTATAAAGGCTTAATGATGCCTATAGATTTACCAAATTTTTATTTAGATCTTGCCGATATCCGCATGAAAAGCGCTATTTGTGTATTCCATCAACGTTTTTCAACGAATACATCGCCACAATGGTATTTAGCACAACCTTTTAGATATCTCGCACATAATGGTGAAATAAATACCATTAAAGGTAACCGTCAATGGTCGCGTGCTCGTTCTTATCGCTTCAAGTCGCCTTTATTACCTGATTTAAAAGATGCCGCGCCATTTGTTGGTCAAGCAGGTTCTGACTCTTCTTCGTTAGACAACATGCTTGAACTGTTTCTTGCTGGTGGTATGGACTTATACCGAGCTATGCGTTTATTAATGCCACCTGCATGGCAAAATAGCACCTTAATGGATGATGAATTACGTGCTTTTTATGAATTTAATTCCATGCATATGGAGCCTTGGGATGGACCTGCAGGCGTAGTAATGACGAATGGTCGACATGTCGCTTGTAACCTCGATAGAAATGGCTTGCGCCCTGCCCGCTACGTTATTACTCGAAATGGTTTTATTACCCTCGCATCAGAAGTCGGCATTTGGGACTATGGCGAAGATGAGGTTATTGAAAAGGGTCGTGTCGGTCCTGGTGAAATGTTAGCGCTTGATACCTATACAGGTAAACTATTTAATTCAAATGATATCGATAATGAATTGAAAGGCCGTCACCCATACCGAGAATGGTTAGATCAACATGTTCGTCATTTAGTGCCTTTTGATCAATGTGAAGCGAATCAAATTGGTGTGCGAATTTTCTCTGATAACGAAATGAGTCAATACCATAAAATGTTTAATTACAGCTATGAAGAAATTCATCAAGTGATTAAAACATTGGCCGAAAATGGGCAAGAAGCTACTGGCTCTATGGGTGATGATACTCCTATGGCGGTATTATCAAGTAAACCTCGTGTTTTATATGATTATTTCCGTCAACAATTCGCACAAGTAACTAATCCACCGATTGACCCATTACGTGAGCGCTTTGTAATGTCACTTGGTACATGCATAGGCCGTGAACATAACGTATTTAATGAAACGTCAGGTCATGCTGACCGTATGTTATTTACTACACCTATACTAATGTATACCGGTTTAAAGCAATTACGTGCATTAGATCCTGAACATTATCGCTCAGATACCCTAGCCCTAACCTACCATAAAGATGAAGGTTTAGAGGCTGCTATTATTCGGTTATGTGATGAAGCGGAAGATTTGGTTAAAAACAAAAGTACGGTTATCTTAATACTATCAGACAGAAATATTGATAAAGAATTATTGGTTATTCCGGCAGCAATGGCCGTTGGCGCGGTACAAATGCGTTTAGTTGATCAACAGTTACGCTGTGATTCCAATATTATTGTTGAGACCGCTTCTGTTCGTGATTCGCATCAATATGCCGTGTTACTCGGTTTAGGCGCCACAGCAATCTATCCTTATTTAGCGTTTGAAACAATTGAACAATTAGTAGAACAGGGGCAAATTAAATTAAGTGCTCGTGATGCGATTGTTAATTATCGCGAAGGAATAGATAAAGGTTTATTAAAAATACTCTCTAAAATGGGTATCTCGATTATTGCCAGTTACCGCTGCGCAGGACTATTTGAAGTTATCGGCTTAAATGAAAACATAATGAAACTATGTTTTAGTGAATTACCTAGCCGAATTCAGGGTGCTGATTTCAGTGATATTGAGCAAGACAACATTAATCTTGCACGCAAAGCCTTTTTACCGCATCAAAAAATGTCTCATGGTGGTTTGCTTAAATACGTACACGGTGAGGAATATCACGCTTTTAATCCTAATGTAGTAACCTACCTGCAAAGTGCTGTTCGAAACGGTAATTATGACGACTATAGAAAGTTTGCTGATGAAGTAAATAATCGCCCTGCAGCTATGCTTCGAGACTTATTAGTCTTTAAAAGTGGCTGTGAAGCAATTGATATTTCAACAGTTGAAAGTAGCAGTGAAATGTTTAAGCGTTTTGACTCTGCAGCCATGTCAATTGGCGCACTTAGCCCAGAGGCGCATGAAGCATTAGCTATTGCGATGAATCGTTTAGGTGGCAGTTCAAATTCAGGTGAAGGCGGAGAAGACGAACGTCGTTTTGGTACAGTAAAAAACTCACGTATTAAACAAATTGCCTCTGGACGTTTTGGTGTAACACCACATTATTTAGTTAATGCTGATGTACTACAAATTAAAGTTGCTCAAGGTGCTAAACCGGGTGAAGGTGGTCAATTACCGGGTGATAAAGTATCACCATTAATTGCTAAACTTCGCTATTCAGTGCCAGGGGTTACCTTAATATCGCCACCGCCTCATCATGATATTTATTCTATTGAAGATTTAGCACAATTAATATTTGATTTAAAACAAGTCAATCCTAAAGCGGTTATTTCCGTTAAATTAGTGTCAGGTCCAGGTGTTGGTACTATCGCTGCGGGTGTTGCTAAAGCTTATGCTGATTTTATCACTATTTCAGGCTACGACGGCGGTACTGCGGCGAGTCCGTTAACCTCAGTAAAGTATGCAGGTTGCCCATGGGAATTGGGCTTAGCCGAAGCCCATCAAGCACTTGTAACGAATGGCTTACGTCATAAAGTACGCTTACAAGTAGATGGTGGTTTAAAAACAGGTGTTGATATTGTTAAAGCCGCTATTTTGGGCGCTGAAAGCTTTGGTTTTGGTACTGCGCCTATGGTTGCCTTGGGTTGTAAATTCTTACGTATTTGTCACTTAAATAACTGTGCTACTGGTGTTGCGACACAAGATGAAGTATTGCGTGAGCAGTTCTTTAAAGGTTTACCTGAACAAGCAATGAATTATTTCAAGTTCATCGCTCAAGATGTACGTGAAATTCTGGCCAGTTTAGGTGTAGCAAGTTTAACTGACATCATTGGACGCGTTGATTTATTAACACAAGTTGACGGCATTACGGCTAAACAGCAAAAGTTAGATTTATCACCTATCATTGCCCCTGTAATCGCTGCTGATAATACAGCCCTTCATCAAACTGAAGGAAATAAACCATTCGATGAAGGCATACTAAATAAAAAAATGCTCGACGTTGCAAAGGATGCTGTTGCACATAGTAGTGGTGGCGAATTCAGATTTACTATTCAAAATACTGACCGCTCAGTAGGTGCTACTTTATCAGGTGACATTGCCCGACAACATGGCGATCAAGGCATGGCATCTGCGCCAATCACTATGCACCTATCAGGTACAGCCGGTCAAAGCTTTGGCGTTTGGAATGCCGGAGGTTTAAACCTTACCTTAACCGGTGATGCTAACGATTATGTTGGTAAAGGAATGACCGGTGGTGTGATTATCGTCAAACCACCAAAAGGTGTAGATTACCTAAGTCATAAAACAATGATTATGGGCAATACCTGTTTGTATGGTGCTACTGGCGGAAAATTATATGCTTGTGGCCGTGCGGGAGAACGTTTCGCAGTACGTAACTCAGGTTGTCATGCTGTGGTCG
The sequence above is a segment of the Colwellia sp. 20A7 genome. Coding sequences within it:
- a CDS encoding glutamate synthase subunit beta; this translates as MGNPTGFINVGRALPTERNAGERLIDWLEVYEEIPLKDVEKQASRCMDCGVPFCQSAKSEFAPVVAGCPVNNIIPEWNDLIYRGRWKDAIELLHKTNNFPEFTGRVCPAPCEGACVLGINEDPVAIKLHEKEIIDHAFKEGWVVAQPPSARTGKTVAVIGSGPAGLAVAAQLNKAGHMVTVYERADRIGGLLMYGIPNMKLQKELVQRRVDILAEEGIVFVTNTDVGTDVSVEQLETDFDSVVLCVGATVPRDLPVEGRELNGVHFAMDFLKANTKSLLDSEHKDGQFINAAGKNVVVIGGGDTGTDCIGTSLRHKCASAIQLEIMPRPPEAREEASNPWPQWPKRLLVDYGQKEAIAIQGQDPRQYLVMTKKIESDGQGNVKAVHTVDITWERNDKGQMFPQEVAGSEKVIPADIVLIAMGFMGPEGGLIEQFGLEQDSRSNIAAEYDKFATSKPGIFAAGDGRRGQSLIVWAIDEGRRCAREVDIYLMGSSYLP
- the gltB gene encoding glutamate synthase large subunit; this encodes MQLYDHSVQRENCGFGLIAHQHGETSHKLIKTAISALDRMQHRGGIAADGKTGDGCGLLLQKPDTFFRAVAEDNGWKLGKKYAVGMIFLNPDPVVAALSKKILEEEFADESLTLVGWRTVPTDTSVLGQAAINNMPAIEQVFIDAPPGWRNRDLERRLFMARRRAEKRITDDVFYVASLSCLVTIYKGLMMPIDLPNFYLDLADIRMKSAICVFHQRFSTNTSPQWYLAQPFRYLAHNGEINTIKGNRQWSRARSYRFKSPLLPDLKDAAPFVGQAGSDSSSLDNMLELFLAGGMDLYRAMRLLMPPAWQNSTLMDDELRAFYEFNSMHMEPWDGPAGVVMTNGRHVACNLDRNGLRPARYVITRNGFITLASEVGIWDYGEDEVIEKGRVGPGEMLALDTYTGKLFNSNDIDNELKGRHPYREWLDQHVRHLVPFDQCEANQIGVRIFSDNEMSQYHKMFNYSYEEIHQVIKTLAENGQEATGSMGDDTPMAVLSSKPRVLYDYFRQQFAQVTNPPIDPLRERFVMSLGTCIGREHNVFNETSGHADRMLFTTPILMYTGLKQLRALDPEHYRSDTLALTYHKDEGLEAAIIRLCDEAEDLVKNKSTVILILSDRNIDKELLVIPAAMAVGAVQMRLVDQQLRCDSNIIVETASVRDSHQYAVLLGLGATAIYPYLAFETIEQLVEQGQIKLSARDAIVNYREGIDKGLLKILSKMGISIIASYRCAGLFEVIGLNENIMKLCFSELPSRIQGADFSDIEQDNINLARKAFLPHQKMSHGGLLKYVHGEEYHAFNPNVVTYLQSAVRNGNYDDYRKFADEVNNRPAAMLRDLLVFKSGCEAIDISTVESSSEMFKRFDSAAMSIGALSPEAHEALAIAMNRLGGSSNSGEGGEDERRFGTVKNSRIKQIASGRFGVTPHYLVNADVLQIKVAQGAKPGEGGQLPGDKVSPLIAKLRYSVPGVTLISPPPHHDIYSIEDLAQLIFDLKQVNPKAVISVKLVSGPGVGTIAAGVAKAYADFITISGYDGGTAASPLTSVKYAGCPWELGLAEAHQALVTNGLRHKVRLQVDGGLKTGVDIVKAAILGAESFGFGTAPMVALGCKFLRICHLNNCATGVATQDEVLREQFFKGLPEQAMNYFKFIAQDVREILASLGVASLTDIIGRVDLLTQVDGITAKQQKLDLSPIIAPVIAADNTALHQTEGNKPFDEGILNKKMLDVAKDAVAHSSGGEFRFTIQNTDRSVGATLSGDIARQHGDQGMASAPITMHLSGTAGQSFGVWNAGGLNLTLTGDANDYVGKGMTGGVIIVKPPKGVDYLSHKTMIMGNTCLYGATGGKLYACGRAGERFAVRNSGCHAVVEGAGDHACEYMTGGIVTILGDIGVNFGAGMTGGFAYVLDEKSDLDIRLNTESIEMLAVDDLSIHREHLRGIINHHFEETGSLRAQDILQNFDKFAPLFKLIKPSATDVKTLLGHRSRSTAELRVQAQ